GTAATGCCAGCGGAAGAATACGTAAAGATTCCAATGGCCGATGGAGGAGAAGGCACTGTGCAATCGATTATTGACGCAACAGGCGGCAGTTTTAAAGCAGTGACTGTCAAGGGTCCTCTAGGAGAATCATTGGAAGCACAATATGGCCTATCAGGAGATCAAAAATTAGCGGTTATTGAAATGGCTGCTTCTTCCGGATTAGATAAGGTAGCTGTTAATAAACGTAACCCTTTGAAAACATCGACTTATGGCTTTGGTAAATTAATACGATCAGCCTTGGATGAAGGTGTCGAAGAGATTCTTTTAGGTATTGGTGGAAGTGCGACTAACGACGGGGGCGCGGGAATGATTATGAGTCTAGGAGGAAAACTGTTAGATAAAAATAACAACCCCATTACACCAACTGGAGAGGGGATAAAAAAATTAGCATCGATTGATATCTCACAAATGCATCCACGTATTCAAGAAGTTTCTTTCAAAGTCGCTTGTGATGTTGATAATCCGCTAACAGGTCCAAATGGCGCCTCCTATATTTATGGGCCTCAAAAAGGTGGAACACCCGAAATTCTTGAACAATTAGATCAAAATTTAAAACATTTTGCGTCTATTGTACAAAAACAATTGGGAAGAAATATTGATTCGCCATCAGGAGCTGGAGCAGCAGGTGGATTAGGTGCTGGTTTGCTGGGGTTTTTGAATGCTGATCTTCAAAGAGGAGGAGAATTATTAGTTGAAATATTAAAACTAGAAGATTCGGTAAAAGACACCGATCTTTTGATAACTGGTGAAGGGGGTATTAACCATCAAACCCGTTTTGGAAAAACACCTGTAGCCGTCTCCCGAGTTGGAAAAAAATATGGTATTCCCACCATCGCTTTGACGGGTTCTTTAAATAAGGGATACGAAACGATT
This region of Tetragenococcus osmophilus genomic DNA includes:
- a CDS encoding glycerate kinase encodes the protein MKIVIAPDSFKESMTSLEAATAIEEGFKMVMPAEEYVKIPMADGGEGTVQSIIDATGGSFKAVTVKGPLGESLEAQYGLSGDQKLAVIEMAASSGLDKVAVNKRNPLKTSTYGFGKLIRSALDEGVEEILLGIGGSATNDGGAGMIMSLGGKLLDKNNNPITPTGEGIKKLASIDISQMHPRIQEVSFKVACDVDNPLTGPNGASYIYGPQKGGTPEILEQLDQNLKHFASIVQKQLGRNIDSPSGAGAAGGLGAGLLGFLNADLQRGGELLVEILKLEDSVKDTDLLITGEGGINHQTRFGKTPVAVSRVGKKYGIPTIALTGSLNKGYETIYEEGVMAAFSIIPQLTSLETALENGEENLRSLSTNIATIIKASF